One region of Betaproteobacteria bacterium genomic DNA includes:
- a CDS encoding alternate F1F0 ATPase, F1 subunit alpha, which produces MPVDRLKDVLDQTFSGISEARQAFVAQLQPHEVGHIISIAAGIAKVSGLPGVGFEEMLKFPGGIEGIAFNVDEDEIGVVLLGDYWLLQAGDPVERGGHVVDVPVGERLLGRIIDPTGRPLDDLGPLPAGERLPVERPAADIMDRAPVTVPLQTGIKVIDALIPVGRGQRELVLGDRQTGKTAIALDTILNQRDKNVICVYCAIGQRASGVAKVIAALREKGALAYTVVVVTEGNDPPGLAYIAPYAATSIAEHFMEQGHDVLVVYDDLTHHARAYRELSLLLRRPPGREAFPGDIFYIHSRLLERATHLRPELGGGSLTALPIIETEAQDISAYIPTNLISITDGQIYLSPNLFELGVLPAVDVGKSVSRVGGKAQLAAYRAVAGDLKLAYAQFEELETFSRFGARLDEATRQLIEHGRRIRACLKQHEFSPMPMPVQISVLLALTAGLFDRVPLARMAEAEQAVWGAAADIPDKLIGRLSTADKLGDADRAQIIQLATQALAGFFPPAEARAES; this is translated from the coding sequence CCGCATGAGGTCGGCCACATCATCAGTATTGCGGCCGGCATCGCCAAGGTTTCAGGTCTGCCCGGCGTCGGTTTCGAAGAAATGCTGAAATTCCCCGGCGGAATTGAAGGCATTGCTTTCAATGTCGATGAAGACGAAATCGGCGTCGTTCTGCTTGGTGACTATTGGCTACTGCAAGCGGGTGACCCGGTCGAGCGCGGTGGTCATGTCGTTGATGTCCCAGTCGGCGAGCGCCTGCTCGGCCGAATCATCGACCCGACCGGTCGACCGCTGGATGACCTCGGGCCACTGCCGGCCGGCGAACGCTTGCCGGTCGAACGGCCAGCCGCAGACATCATGGACCGGGCGCCAGTGACCGTCCCCTTGCAGACCGGCATCAAGGTCATCGATGCGCTGATTCCGGTCGGCCGCGGCCAGCGCGAATTGGTCCTCGGCGACCGGCAAACCGGCAAGACGGCGATAGCGCTCGATACCATCCTCAACCAGCGCGACAAGAACGTCATCTGCGTCTACTGTGCCATCGGCCAGCGCGCCTCCGGCGTGGCCAAGGTTATCGCGGCGCTGCGTGAGAAGGGTGCCCTGGCCTACACCGTGGTCGTCGTCACAGAAGGCAATGATCCACCGGGCCTCGCCTATATCGCACCCTATGCGGCAACCAGCATTGCCGAACATTTCATGGAACAAGGCCACGACGTGCTCGTGGTCTACGACGACCTGACCCACCACGCCCGCGCTTACCGCGAGCTTTCGTTATTACTGCGCCGGCCACCTGGTCGCGAAGCATTTCCCGGCGACATCTTCTACATCCACTCGCGCTTGCTCGAACGGGCGACGCATCTGCGCCCGGAACTCGGTGGCGGCTCGCTGACGGCTTTGCCGATCATCGAAACCGAAGCTCAGGACATTTCCGCCTACATACCGACCAACCTGATTTCGATTACTGATGGCCAGATTTATCTGTCGCCGAACCTGTTCGAACTCGGCGTGCTGCCCGCCGTTGATGTCGGTAAATCAGTCTCCCGCGTCGGCGGCAAGGCCCAGCTTGCGGCCTACCGTGCCGTAGCCGGTGACCTCAAGCTGGCCTATGCCCAGTTCGAGGAACTCGAAACTTTCTCGCGCTTCGGCGCCCGCCTCGACGAAGCCACCCGCCAGCTGATCGAGCACGGCCGGCGGATTCGTGCCTGCCTCAAACAGCACGAATTTTCCCCAATGCCGATGCCGGTACAAATTAGCGTTTTATTGGCGTTGACCGCAGGATTGTTCGACCGCGTGCCACTGGCGCGGATGGCCGAAGCCGAGCAGGCCGTCTGGGGCGCTGCAGCCGATATTCCAGACAAACTCATAGGGCGACTCTCGACCGCCGACAAACTGGGCGACGCCGACCGGGCACAGATCATCCAGCTTGCCACGCAGGCGTTGGCCGGCTTTTTTCCACCAGCCGAAGCCAGGGCCGAGTCATGA